GGTGACGTGCGTGCACATCGGCCTCGCCGGAGTCGCCCAGTTTTTCCAGCGCGTACCGACGCACCGTTTCCAGCAGCCGGTACCGCGTGCGGCCCTGGCAGTCGTCGGCCACCACCAGCGACTTGTCTACCAGCAGGGTCAGCTGATCAAGCACCGAAAACGGATCCAGGTCGCTACCGGCGGCGACCGCCCGCACCGCGGCGAGGTCGAACCCGCCGACAAATGGCGCCAGTCGCCGAAACAAGATTTGCTCGGTCTCGGTCAGCAGTGCATGCGACCAATCGATCGAGGCGCGAAGTGTCTGCTGGCGCTGCACCGCGCCCCGCACACCGCCGGCCAACAGCCGGAAACAGTCGTCCAGACCGTCGGCAATCTCGAGCGGTGACATCGACCGCACCCGTGCGGCAGCGAACTCGATCGCCAGCGGTATGCCGTCTAGCCGCCGGCAGATCTCGCCGACGGCCGCGGCGTTGTGATTGGCGATGGTGAACCCGGGCTGAACTCGGCTGGCTCGGTCAGCAAACAATTCGACTGCTTCGTCGGTTATCGACATCGACGGTACGCGCCAGGTGATCTCGCCGGCCATCCCGATCGGCTCCCGGCTAGTCGCTAAGATCGTCAGCTCCGGACAGGCCCCCAATAGCTCAACGACCAACGCTGCGCACGCATCGAGAAGATGTTCACAGTTGTCCAACACCATGAGCATGCGGCGATTGCCGATGAATCGGCGAAGACTATCCATGGTTGAACGGCCCGGCTGATCGGGCAGACCCACGGCGCGCGCAGCCGTGGCTGCGACGATCCCGGATTCAGTGATCGGGGCCAGATCGACAAAGCACAAACCGTCGCGAAGTTCGGATGCACTCGCGATCTGGATTGCCAGACGGGTCTTGCCGACACCGCCGGTTCCGCATAGCGTCACGAGCCGGTTCTGCGCCAACAGTGCCCGCACCTCAGCTTATTTGCGCACGGCGGCCCACAAATGTGGTGAACTGCGCCGGGAGAATCGATGTCGGGCTGGATTTGGCCGTGCGCAGTGGGGGAAACTTTTCGCGAATGTCGGGGTGGCACAACTGCATGACCCATTCGGGACGAGGTAGACCGCGCAGCGGGTGGCGGCCGAGATCGACAAGCCATGCATCGGCTGGGAGCCGGCCAGTCACTAAATCACCTGTCGCAGCTGACAGGACAACCTGACCCCCGTGTGCCAAATCGCGGAGACGCGCCGTCCGGTTGATAGTGGGGCCGACATAGAGTTCGTCGCGCAACTGTACCTCGCCTGTATGAAGACCTATACGTAGTCGGATCGGCGCGAGCGAGGTCCGCTGCAGATCCAGCGCGCATGCAGCGGCATCGCTAGCGCGAGTGAAAGCCGCAACGAAGCTATCACCCTCGTACCGTTTGACCGGCTGCACCCCACCGTGATTCGTGATAGCTTCCGACACAGTGTGATCCAAGTGCGCGATGGCGGTCGCCATGTCCTCTGGGCACATTTGCCATAGGTGGGTCGATTCCTCGACGTCGGCTAAGAGCAATGTCACCGTGCCCGTCGGCGGCAATCTGCTCACGTCTAATCCCTGGTTGGCTATAAGGACGCGTCTGCGTGGGGGAACGAACTCACATCGGCCAACATCTGGTGGAGCCGCATAGCAGCGGAGCGAATGGTACCGGAGATCCAGCGATCCTAGCGCAGATATACGAACCCTGGCGACGCACTTTGCGCATGTTGGCGGATGATCTTCGCCCCGCAGGATCGCATGGTCGATGTCGATGTTGGGAGGAAGGCTGTTATGAACTGCGTTGAAGAGCACGATACGTGTCTGACCACTGCTATCACGTCATCGCAACACCTTCGCGGCGCCGCGAAGCCAATAAGCACACTACAGTTCGGGGAAGACACCTGGCCCATCCTCGAAACAGGCCTCTCGCAGCGATGTTCATTACCGCCCAAAGAGATTGTCTTCGGCGCTGCACGGTGGGCGCTCGCGGCGGCCCGCGGGATGCTACCGCGGCCCACGACCGACAGCCCACCGCAGCGTCAGCGCTACCCGAAGCGCTACCGATTCCTGGAGCACTCCTGCCTAGAACGCGAGATGCGTCGACTATAGAACAGCGTCGCGTGTTTGTCTCGGTAGCTGCTCTGTATAGTATGCGTTGCTTAACCGCATGTGGGAGGGTGATTTTGGGCTGTTCTGGGGGGTCGGAGCGATGACCGGGCGATGTCCGACGGTTGCCGTGGTCGGAGCGGGTATGTCCGGAATGTGCGTCGCAATTACGTTGCTGAGCGCAGGGATTACTGATGTCTGCATCTATGAAAAGGCCGACGATGTTGGCGGAACGTGGCGCGATAACACCTATCCAGGTCTGACATGTGATGTGCCGTCCCGGCTCTATCAGTACAGCTTTGCCAAGAATCCGAACTGGACCCAGATGTTTTCACGCGGAGGCGAAATCCAAGATTACTTGCGTGGGATCGCCGAGCGCTACGGGCTGAGGCACCGGATTCGGTTTGGCGCCACGGTTGTCAGCGCCCGATTCGACGACGGCCGGTGGGTGTTGCGCACCGATTCCGGAACGGAGTCGACAGTAGACTTCTTGATTTCGGCCACCGGCGTTTTACATCATCCCCGAATACCGCCGATCGCTGGTTTGGACGACTTCAGGGGGACGGTGTTTCACTCGGCTCGCTGGGATCACACGGTTCCGCTGCTGGGACGCCGAATCGCGGTGATCGGTACCGGGTCCACGGGCGTACAACTCGTCTGCGGCCTGGCTGGGGTCGCGGGTAAAGTCACCATGTTCCAGCGCACCGCACAATGGGTGCTGCCGTGGCCTAACCCTCGATACTCGAAGCTGGCGCGTGTTTTCCACCGCGCTTTTCCGTGTCTGGGTTCGCTGGCCTATAAGGCATATAGCCTTTCCTTCGAAACGTTCGCGGTTGCGCTCAGCAATCCAGGTTTGCACCGAAAGCTGGTAGGGGCCGTGTGTCGCGCCAGCTTACGTCGGGTGCGTGACCCCCGACTGCGTCGGGCACTGACGCCTGATTACGAGCCGATGTGCAAACGGCTAGTGATGTCCGGCGGATTCTATCGGGCGATTCAGCGTGACGACGTCGAATTAGTCACCGCCGGTATCGATCACGTCGAACATCGGGGCATCGTCACCGATGATGGTGTGTTGCACGAGGTGGACGTCATCGTGCTTGCCACGGGGTTTGACTCTCATGCATTTTTCCGGCCGATGC
Above is a window of Mycobacterium tuberculosis H37Rv DNA encoding:
- a CDS encoding monooxygenase; this encodes MTGRCPTVAVVGAGMSGMCVAITLLSAGITDVCIYEKADDVGGTWRDNTYPGLTCDVPSRLYQYSFAKNPNWTQMFSRGGEIQDYLRGIAERYGLRHRIRFGATVVSARFDDGRWVLRTDSGTESTVDFLISATGVLHHPRIPPIAGLDDFRGTVFHSARWDHTVPLLGRRIAVIGTGSTGVQLVCGLAGVAGKVTMFQRTAQWVLPWPNPRYSKLARVFHRAFPCLGSLAYKAYSLSFETFAVALSNPGLHRKLVGAVCRASLRRVRDPRLRRALTPDYEPMCKRLVMSGGFYRAIQRDDVELVTAGIDHVEHRGIVTDDGVLHEVDVIVLATGFDSHAFFRPMQLTGRDGIRIDDVWQDGPHAHQTVAIPGFPNFFMMLGPHSPVGNFPLTAVAESQAEHIVQWIKRWRHGEFDTMEPKSAATEAYNTVLRAAMPNTVWTTGCDSWYLNKDGIPEVWPFAPAKHRAMLANLHPEEYDLRRYAAVRATSRPQSA